A genome region from Arachidicoccus soli includes the following:
- a CDS encoding cbb3-type cytochrome c oxidase subunit II — MEFFDNHKKLFGTAAAFFIGLTILVAIVPAFQNQNNNKPLPDAVPLSPDAVKGKAIYVANGCVGCHTQQVRDIYMDKVWGSRPSIAADYADDHRLNVWQNTATLMGTERTGPDLTNIGERQPSKDWNLVHLFDPRILVKESVMPAYPYLFIYKDSAAKGDVVVNIPTEYMNGKTGKYVASKNAMYLLAYLQSLKQTKLPDGISAPAFLYKQKVATATGGSAKPDGAALYTANCQSCHQPNGEGLPGAFPPLKGDPVVTGDNLELYVDIITNGYTGLEKKGYGAMPSVAKTANLTAEEVTAIMNHERTSWGNNAKEVTVEQIKPLYEAAKLKTP, encoded by the coding sequence ATGGAATTCTTTGATAATCATAAAAAACTTTTTGGCACAGCAGCTGCATTTTTTATAGGGCTAACAATATTAGTCGCTATTGTACCTGCATTTCAAAATCAAAATAATAATAAGCCTTTACCCGATGCAGTACCTTTAAGTCCCGATGCGGTAAAAGGGAAAGCCATATATGTGGCAAATGGTTGTGTCGGTTGCCATACACAGCAAGTACGCGATATTTATATGGATAAAGTTTGGGGCTCCCGACCAAGTATTGCAGCAGATTATGCTGACGACCATCGTTTAAATGTTTGGCAAAATACGGCTACTTTAATGGGCACCGAACGTACCGGCCCGGATTTAACCAATATTGGCGAAAGGCAACCAAGTAAAGATTGGAATCTTGTGCATCTGTTCGACCCTAGAATTTTGGTTAAAGAATCCGTGATGCCTGCATATCCTTATTTATTTATTTATAAAGATTCTGCTGCAAAAGGAGACGTTGTGGTAAATATTCCTACAGAATATATGAATGGAAAAACAGGAAAATATGTAGCCTCTAAAAATGCCATGTATTTATTAGCTTATTTGCAATCTTTAAAACAAACAAAACTACCTGATGGTATCAGCGCTCCGGCATTTTTGTATAAACAAAAAGTAGCAACTGCTACTGGTGGATCTGCAAAACCGGATGGTGCTGCTTTATATACCGCCAACTGTCAAAGTTGTCACCAACCGAATGGAGAAGGGTTGCCAGGAGCATTTCCTCCATTGAAAGGTGATCCCGTTGTTACAGGTGACAATTTGGAATTGTATGTAGATATTATTACAAATGGCTATACTGGACTTGAAAAAAAAGGATATGGTGCAATGCCATCTGTGGCAAAAACAGCAAATTTAACAGCTGAAGAAGTTACTGCAATAATGAACCATGAACGCACAAGCTGGGGAAATAATGCAAAAGAAGTGACTGTAGAACAAATTAAACCTTTATATGAAGCGGCTAAATTAAAAACACCATAA
- a CDS encoding phosphoribosylpyrophosphate synthetase has product MKNYDTVSEAVNDLCKRGYVHDFNIKEECIVCGNTGVSLSPEEFEIDEVHRFEGDTDPGDEMIVYAISAKHITAKGVLVNAFGTYSDTQTSRIVKRLFLSH; this is encoded by the coding sequence ATGAAAAATTATGATACCGTTTCTGAAGCTGTCAATGATTTATGTAAAAGAGGGTATGTCCACGATTTCAATATCAAAGAGGAATGTATTGTCTGTGGCAATACCGGCGTATCCCTCTCACCGGAAGAATTTGAAATAGATGAGGTACATCGCTTCGAAGGCGATACCGATCCCGGTGATGAAATGATTGTTTATGCCATCTCAGCAAAACATATTACGGCAAAAGGTGTGTTGGTCAATGCATTTGGGACTTACTCGGATACGCAAACTTCACGTATTGTAAAGCGTTTGTTTTTGTCACATTAG
- a CDS encoding cbb3-type cytochrome c oxidase subunit I, with product MSLTPPTSKLSVSTLLLLLVRSIPLHAQTTPPALQEASVTNTGLWIFLALMIAAVLSVLIWLKNSVREINQTTKQLKKPVEEEKINQYMKNFDSAQIDSFLKFKDKQKKPNNNNTTIVPAIILMAALLLPATSLFAQDARATPTKSVLGEGGVIITIILVLIPILLALVLMAVKTSNVLRQFRNKRMTEEAEKLAERLKEATDDSLKEVLKKRKSALDFQLTRNELSGTATAEDKKGLLNINSNTEIAVVNPKKKATKRPNVDPALSKMILWYIGCAAFWLVVGTSVGEYLGIKFVAPDVDHVSWLSFGRLRPVHTNIVFWGWCSLAMLGLGNYIVPRVGNNKLASMKLGWWTLILINLTVILGSICLMAGISNIGEYREYIWPVMLPFAVGLLLTLINFLRTIAKRNTKEIYIANWYIVAAIIFTIVIVLVAYLPWWQDGLGETIAQGYYMHQGVGMWFMLYTLGVVYYFLPQQLNKPIYSYSLGILAFWTQILFYTLIGSHHFVFSPIPWWLQTVAIVGSMGMVIPVIAGTTNFLMTFKSGWHKIAGSYTLPFFLVGIICYFTGSLQGTAEAFRSTNLMWHFTDFTVAHSHLTMYGIICFFMWAGIYALVPRLTGKEPPQITVGAHFWLALIGMLFYVIPLMLGGTMKGLMWIQGKPFIDGVIAMAPYWLWRAIGGSLMWLAHIVFAYNFYRMLATPKVVDVKETAIARLSEEK from the coding sequence ATGAGTCTTACCCCCCCTACCTCTAAACTATCGGTCAGCACGCTTTTATTATTACTTGTTAGAAGCATTCCATTGCATGCACAAACGACCCCGCCTGCATTACAAGAGGCTTCAGTTACCAATACGGGTCTTTGGATTTTTTTAGCATTAATGATTGCGGCTGTATTGAGTGTTCTCATCTGGCTTAAAAATAGTGTACGAGAAATCAATCAAACGACTAAACAACTTAAGAAGCCAGTCGAAGAAGAAAAGATTAATCAATATATGAAAAACTTTGACAGTGCTCAAATAGACAGCTTTTTGAAATTTAAAGACAAGCAGAAAAAGCCAAATAATAATAACACAACTATTGTACCTGCTATTATTTTAATGGCTGCATTGCTGTTGCCCGCTACATCATTGTTTGCACAAGATGCAAGAGCAACTCCTACAAAGTCAGTATTGGGAGAGGGTGGGGTTATTATTACGATAATTTTGGTTTTAATTCCAATATTACTCGCTCTGGTTTTGATGGCTGTAAAGACCTCTAACGTATTACGGCAATTTAGAAATAAACGAATGACAGAGGAGGCTGAGAAACTTGCCGAACGACTTAAAGAAGCTACAGATGATAGTTTGAAAGAAGTATTGAAAAAAAGGAAATCTGCATTGGACTTTCAATTGACTCGTAACGAATTGTCTGGTACAGCAACTGCTGAGGATAAAAAAGGGTTGTTAAATATTAATAGCAATACGGAAATAGCAGTGGTGAACCCTAAAAAGAAAGCGACAAAACGGCCAAACGTTGACCCAGCTTTATCCAAAATGATACTTTGGTATATAGGCTGTGCTGCCTTTTGGCTCGTGGTGGGGACTTCTGTGGGTGAGTATTTGGGTATAAAATTCGTGGCACCCGATGTGGATCATGTAAGCTGGCTAAGCTTTGGCCGGTTGAGGCCTGTACATACCAATATTGTATTTTGGGGATGGTGCTCTTTAGCGATGCTTGGATTGGGTAATTATATTGTACCTAGAGTTGGAAACAATAAGTTGGCTAGTATGAAATTGGGATGGTGGACATTGATTCTGATTAACCTTACCGTAATCTTAGGCTCTATTTGTTTAATGGCCGGCATCAGCAATATTGGAGAATATAGAGAATATATCTGGCCTGTAATGTTACCTTTTGCAGTTGGTTTACTGCTTACTTTAATTAACTTTTTACGGACGATTGCTAAGCGAAATACCAAAGAGATATATATCGCGAACTGGTATATTGTAGCGGCAATTATTTTTACTATAGTTATTGTTTTGGTAGCCTATCTACCCTGGTGGCAGGATGGTCTAGGTGAAACCATTGCACAAGGTTACTATATGCACCAAGGAGTGGGAATGTGGTTTATGCTATATACTTTGGGTGTGGTGTATTATTTCTTGCCACAACAATTAAACAAACCAATTTATTCTTATAGTTTGGGTATTCTCGCATTCTGGACGCAAATTCTTTTTTATACATTGATTGGTTCGCATCATTTCGTGTTTAGCCCGATACCTTGGTGGTTACAAACTGTTGCCATTGTTGGAAGTATGGGTATGGTGATTCCGGTAATTGCAGGTACTACCAACTTTTTAATGACTTTTAAAAGTGGATGGCATAAAATTGCCGGGAGTTATACACTGCCTTTTTTCTTAGTTGGGATTATCTGTTATTTTACCGGTTCATTGCAGGGAACGGCGGAAGCCTTTCGCTCAACTAATTTAATGTGGCATTTTACTGACTTTACCGTTGCGCACTCTCATTTGACGATGTATGGTATTATATGTTTCTTTATGTGGGCTGGTATATATGCTCTTGTACCAAGACTCACAGGCAAGGAGCCTCCACAAATCACTGTAGGTGCACACTTTTGGCTAGCCTTAATAGGTATGTTATTTTATGTAATACCGTTGATGCTGGGAGGGACCATGAAAGGTCTTATGTGGATACAGGGAAAACCATTTATAGATGGTGTTATAGCAATGGCACCGTACTGGCTTTGGCGTGCCATCGGTGGCAGTCTAATGTGGTTGGCGCATATTGTATTTGCCTACAATTTTTACAGAATGTTGGCAACACCAAAAGTGGTGGATGTGAAAGAAACCGCCATTGCCCGCCTTAGTGAAGAAAAGTAG
- a CDS encoding hemerythrin domain-containing protein, whose translation MPRKPIKRSPQILPLSREHHFSLLFCWKLRQGIKRTIEEARIVKYIDYFFHHFILPHFNEEENTLFYLLQDEKVDKALKEHISIKELANSILNAQTNTSNAQIEELANLVEMHTRYEERDLFPYIEERLSLAQLNEVGRKLGQSEILADNFEDEFWITK comes from the coding sequence ATGCCTAGAAAGCCCATTAAAAGAAGTCCACAAATATTGCCACTTTCGCGGGAACATCATTTTAGCCTTTTATTTTGTTGGAAATTAAGGCAGGGAATAAAACGCACAATTGAAGAAGCACGTATTGTGAAATATATAGATTATTTCTTTCACCATTTTATTTTACCCCATTTTAACGAAGAGGAAAATACACTTTTTTATTTGTTACAAGATGAAAAAGTAGATAAGGCACTCAAAGAACATATCTCTATAAAAGAATTGGCAAATTCAATATTAAATGCTCAAACAAATACTAGTAATGCGCAAATAGAGGAATTGGCAAATTTAGTTGAAATGCATACGAGATATGAAGAACGGGATTTATTCCCTTATATTGAAGAGCGCTTGTCATTAGCACAATTAAATGAAGTGGGTCGCAAGCTAGGACAATCTGAAATTCTTGCAGATAATTTTGAGGATGAGTTTTGGATAACGAAATAA
- a CDS encoding cytochrome C — MESNSTIFIFIDDETKPIAEFKSPVNFELDTTKLVDGAHTLKIVSKGSDGVEGIRLVPFEVRNGPAISIEGIRENAVVDGILPLMINAYSKGNSKEFNIIGSETPHSIPSWVWILIIGFFGWALYYLFMYIHLKQ; from the coding sequence ATGGAATCAAACAGCACCATTTTTATTTTTATTGACGATGAGACAAAACCCATTGCTGAATTCAAATCGCCCGTTAATTTTGAATTGGATACGACTAAATTGGTCGATGGAGCACATACTTTAAAAATTGTTAGCAAAGGTTCTGATGGCGTAGAAGGTATTCGATTGGTGCCATTCGAGGTACGGAATGGACCAGCTATATCGATTGAAGGTATTCGTGAAAATGCGGTAGTGGATGGTATATTGCCCTTGATGATTAATGCTTATAGTAAAGGCAATTCAAAAGAGTTTAATATTATTGGCAGCGAAACACCACATAGTATACCTTCTTGGGTATGGATTTTGATTATTGGTTTCTTTGGGTGGGCACTGTATTATTTATTTATGTATATTCATTTAAAGCAATAG
- a CDS encoding group III truncated hemoglobin — translation MLDQKEILSIEDIKLLVDTFYEKVRQDKLIGPIFEERIQNRWPEHLERMYRFWQTVLLDEHTYFGSPFPPHAQLPVVWEHFERWLELFNANIDEKFSGKIAEEAKWRANKMAEMFNYKIQYYRDNNAKPIY, via the coding sequence ATGTTAGATCAAAAAGAGATATTATCAATTGAAGATATTAAACTGCTGGTAGATACTTTTTATGAAAAGGTTCGACAAGATAAGCTGATAGGGCCTATTTTTGAAGAGCGCATTCAAAATCGCTGGCCGGAACATTTGGAAAGGATGTATCGTTTTTGGCAAACCGTACTATTAGATGAACATACTTATTTTGGAAGCCCTTTTCCACCACATGCTCAATTGCCGGTCGTTTGGGAGCATTTTGAAAGATGGCTTGAATTATTCAATGCAAATATTGACGAAAAGTTTTCTGGAAAAATAGCGGAAGAAGCTAAATGGCGGGCTAATAAAATGGCAGAGATGTTTAATTATAAAATACAATATTACAGAGACAATAACGCTAAGCCTATTTATTAG
- the hisF gene encoding imidazole glycerol phosphate synthase subunit HisF — translation MLTKRIIPCLDIKDGRTVKGVNFESLRDAGDPVELGKLYAQQGADELVFLDITATNEKRKTLRTLVNKIAHNINIPFTVGGGISSVEDVSLLLQNGADKTSINTSAFKNPKLITDLAKEFGSQCVVLAIDTKKEEDGQWYVYLNGGRVKTEMKCIDWARQAVDLGAGEILLTSMNHDGTKQGFAIDITKTLSETLPVPVIASGGGGKIAHFVDVFELAHADAALAASIFHFKEVEILHLKQVLKENNIPVRI, via the coding sequence ATGTTGACAAAAAGAATCATCCCTTGTTTGGATATCAAAGACGGAAGAACGGTAAAAGGTGTAAACTTTGAAAGTTTGCGTGATGCCGGAGATCCGGTAGAATTAGGTAAGCTTTATGCACAGCAAGGTGCTGATGAATTAGTTTTCCTCGATATTACTGCGACTAACGAAAAAAGAAAAACATTACGGACCTTGGTCAATAAGATTGCGCATAATATTAATATTCCCTTTACAGTTGGCGGCGGCATTAGTAGTGTAGAAGATGTAAGTTTGCTTTTGCAAAATGGAGCGGATAAGACTTCTATTAACACTTCTGCATTTAAAAATCCAAAATTGATAACTGATTTGGCAAAAGAGTTTGGCAGTCAATGTGTTGTCTTGGCTATTGACACAAAAAAAGAAGAAGATGGCCAATGGTATGTATATTTAAATGGTGGTCGTGTGAAGACAGAAATGAAGTGCATTGATTGGGCGAGGCAGGCTGTGGACTTAGGTGCCGGTGAAATCTTGCTTACTTCGATGAACCATGATGGTACCAAACAAGGATTTGCGATTGATATCACAAAAACCTTATCAGAAACTTTGCCTGTTCCGGTAATTGCGAGTGGTGGTGGTGGAAAAATAGCACATTTTGTAGATGTTTTTGAATTAGCGCATGCAGACGCGGCTTTAGCCGCCAGTATCTTTCATTTTAAAGAAGTGGAGATACTACATTTAAAACAGGTCTTAAAAGAAAATAATATTCCAGTAAGAATTTAA
- a CDS encoding TonB-dependent receptor, which yields MKKSLQLLLVFLLPAFAMAQVTTSSIVGTVTTSSGAALEGASIKAIHTPSGTSYATFSRGGGNFTIPNMRVGGPYTITISYVGYKSYVYNDVYLQLGEASKLTPVLVDNSATLSDVSVVSTKNSLISKDLTGTSVSVTRTQMDLLPTITRNINDFARLSPIAQVRSSSTDGSPLGISFGGQSTRYNQFSIDGANSTDIFGLSSNGTNGGQAGINPIPFDAIDQLQVILAPYDVTQGGFTGGGMNAVTRSGTNELHGSVYGYFQNQKLVGKSITTNSAYPNFKNEQYGARLGGAIIKNKLFYFVNYEGLNRTSPIANQPGGADKISQIDVATAQSLKDYVQNKYGYNVGSINGINTTRKSNSVFARVDWNINDKNKLMIRDNYVNGSNYSISDAKSSMSFGNNGYTFNSKTNSIVAELNSNISSRASNLLRFTFTSIRDARQVGSPFPSVTISDNGATYKFGNDYSSQANSLNQNIATLTDNYNIYAGSHTITLGTDNMFYQTKNVFLQGVNGDYSFNSLAGFMNNADTASLTQYQTTYSNDPSNPLGAASIKMGSFSLYAQDAWQVKNNFKLTYGLRADMPVFFNKPVDNDAFNGSDIAVENHVMNNQPPKTKILLSPRVGFNWDVYNNAKTQIRGGIGLFTGRVPMVWVSNQYSNTGIATTKYTANHAAIVANNIQFNPGNPYKGTVTNPPPTEVDVTDHNFTAPRTLRANLALDQQLPWGIVGTIEGVYTKTIKDILYQDINMAPSSMTIDLGNGVSRPFYNSARNNAAYTNVLYLTNTNKGYAYNVYARLKKQFSMGWMASIVYSLGHSYGMNDGTSSTAASNWRYAYNINGLNNLDLARNNNDQGSRVTIVLGKKFTYGKFATNLGLFYTGQSGQTLSYVFFNDLNGDDGSTASPKSSYSKNSADLMFVPTEVTDFAPITTNKGVVITTAQEEFTGWQAFVNSDPYLKSHQGQNLKRNGSRLPWENHVDFKFAEDWNISGTHKITLSIDILNAGHLLSKDWGKAYYASNQELQPLDVVGFSQTGNKVTPKYQFNPTYGLDTYTHKTYSYSDYLSRWSMQVGLRYSF from the coding sequence TTGAAAAAATCTTTACAGTTATTACTAGTCTTTCTGCTGCCAGCATTTGCGATGGCACAGGTAACTACCAGTTCGATTGTAGGTACAGTAACTACGAGTAGTGGTGCAGCCTTAGAAGGCGCTTCCATTAAAGCGATACATACACCTTCAGGAACCTCTTATGCTACCTTTTCCAGAGGTGGTGGTAACTTTACGATTCCGAACATGCGTGTAGGCGGGCCATATACAATTACTATTAGTTATGTAGGGTATAAGAGTTATGTTTATAATGACGTTTATCTACAATTGGGTGAGGCTTCAAAATTAACACCTGTTTTAGTTGATAATAGCGCCACCCTTTCTGATGTCAGTGTTGTATCAACTAAAAACTCATTAATTAGTAAAGACTTAACTGGAACTTCGGTTTCTGTAACACGTACACAAATGGATTTATTACCTACAATTACACGTAATATTAATGATTTCGCTCGTTTAAGCCCAATTGCACAGGTAAGAAGTAGTAGTACAGACGGAAGTCCATTAGGTATTAGCTTTGGAGGACAAAGTACGCGTTATAATCAATTTTCGATTGATGGTGCAAACTCTACTGATATTTTTGGATTATCAAGCAATGGTACAAACGGTGGACAAGCGGGTATCAATCCAATTCCTTTTGATGCCATTGATCAATTACAAGTAATATTGGCTCCATATGATGTTACGCAAGGAGGTTTTACAGGCGGTGGTATGAATGCGGTTACACGTAGTGGTACAAATGAATTGCATGGCTCTGTTTATGGTTATTTCCAAAATCAAAAATTAGTTGGAAAAAGTATAACTACTAATTCTGCTTATCCGAATTTCAAAAATGAACAATACGGTGCTAGATTAGGTGGAGCAATAATTAAAAACAAGTTGTTCTATTTTGTGAATTATGAAGGTTTAAATAGAACATCTCCAATTGCAAATCAACCTGGAGGTGCAGATAAAATTTCTCAAATAGATGTTGCAACCGCTCAATCACTAAAAGATTATGTGCAAAATAAATATGGTTACAATGTTGGTAGCATTAATGGTATTAATACTACCAGAAAATCAAATTCTGTTTTTGCACGTGTTGACTGGAACATCAATGATAAGAATAAATTAATGATTCGTGACAACTATGTCAATGGCAGCAACTATAGTATTTCTGATGCAAAATCTTCCATGTCTTTTGGAAATAACGGTTATACATTTAACTCAAAAACCAATTCAATTGTAGCAGAGCTAAATTCCAACATTTCTAGTCGAGCTTCTAACTTATTACGTTTTACCTTCACTTCTATTCGTGACGCACGGCAAGTGGGAAGCCCATTTCCAAGTGTTACAATCAGTGATAATGGTGCAACCTATAAGTTCGGTAACGATTATAGCTCTCAAGCAAATAGCTTAAACCAAAATATAGCTACATTGACAGATAACTATAATATTTACGCAGGTAGTCATACCATAACACTAGGAACAGATAACATGTTTTATCAAACAAAGAATGTATTCTTACAAGGTGTAAATGGAGATTATTCTTTTAATAGTTTGGCTGGGTTTATGAACAATGCTGATACCGCATCATTGACTCAATATCAAACAACATATTCTAATGATCCAAGTAATCCATTAGGTGCGGCAAGTATTAAAATGGGTTCATTTAGTTTATATGCTCAAGATGCATGGCAAGTTAAAAATAACTTTAAGTTGACTTATGGTTTGCGTGCCGATATGCCTGTTTTCTTTAATAAGCCTGTTGATAATGATGCATTTAATGGGTCCGATATAGCTGTCGAAAATCATGTAATGAATAACCAACCTCCTAAGACCAAAATCTTATTATCTCCAAGAGTTGGTTTTAACTGGGATGTTTATAATAATGCAAAAACACAAATTCGTGGTGGTATAGGTTTGTTTACAGGTCGTGTACCAATGGTTTGGGTTTCCAACCAGTATTCTAATACAGGTATTGCTACTACAAAATATACAGCGAATCATGCTGCAATTGTGGCCAATAATATTCAATTTAACCCTGGAAACCCCTATAAAGGAACTGTTACAAATCCTCCGCCAACCGAAGTCGATGTAACTGATCATAACTTTACCGCACCTAGAACATTGAGGGCTAATTTAGCATTAGATCAACAACTACCTTGGGGTATCGTAGGTACCATTGAAGGTGTTTATACAAAAACCATTAAAGATATTTTATATCAAGATATTAATATGGCGCCTTCTAGTATGACCATTGATTTGGGTAATGGAGTGTCACGTCCTTTTTATAATTCTGCGAGAAATAATGCAGCTTATACAAACGTTTTGTATTTGACCAATACAAATAAGGGTTATGCTTATAATGTCTACGCTAGATTGAAAAAACAATTTTCAATGGGATGGATGGCTAGCATTGTTTATTCACTAGGTCATTCTTATGGAATGAATGACGGAACTTCTTCGACTGCTGCATCTAACTGGCGTTATGCATATAATATCAATGGCTTAAATAACTTAGACTTGGCAAGAAACAACAATGATCAGGGTTCAAGAGTAACTATCGTTTTGGGTAAGAAATTTACTTATGGCAAATTTGCTACGAACTTAGGATTATTCTATACCGGGCAATCTGGACAAACACTTTCTTATGTGTTTTTTAATGACTTGAATGGAGATGATGGTTCTACTGCTTCGCCTAAGTCTTCCTATTCTAAAAATAGTGCAGACCTTATGTTTGTACCGACGGAGGTTACCGACTTTGCACCAATAACCACCAATAAGGGAGTAGTGATAACAACTGCTCAGGAGGAGTTTACTGGATGGCAAGCATTTGTAAACTCCGATCCATATTTAAAGTCACACCAAGGACAGAATTTAAAAAGAAATGGGTCTCGTTTGCCCTGGGAGAATCATGTTGATTTTAAATTTGCTGAAGATTGGAATATTTCGGGAACACATAAAATTACTTTATCCATTGATATTTTAAATGCGGGTCATTTGCTGAGTAAAGATTGGGGAAAGGCGTATTATGCAAGTAATCAAGAATTACAACCATTGGATGTAGTTGGTTTTTCTCAAACAGGAAATAAGGTGACTCCTAAATATCAGTTTAATCCAACTTATGGTTTAGATACTTACACGCATAAAACCTATTCATATTCTGATTACCTTTCTCGTTGGAGTATGCAAGTAGGTTTGCGCTATTCATTCTAA
- a CDS encoding RrF2 family transcriptional regulator: protein MFSKTCEYAIRAIIFIALQSKEGKNVSIRDIAKGIDSPEHFIAKILQEMSRKGFVNSIKGPNGGFYMDKKTLKITIADIVSHFDGEKVFTACAIGLKQCSEAKPCPLHEQYKPIRKHINDMLRGAQIGNISEQLDIELAYLKLK from the coding sequence ATGTTTTCAAAAACCTGTGAATATGCTATAAGAGCGATTATCTTCATTGCATTGCAATCGAAGGAGGGTAAGAATGTTTCTATTAGAGATATTGCTAAAGGCATCGATTCCCCTGAACATTTCATTGCAAAAATACTGCAGGAAATGAGTCGCAAAGGTTTTGTAAATTCTATAAAAGGCCCCAATGGAGGTTTTTATATGGATAAAAAAACACTTAAAATTACCATTGCAGATATCGTATCGCATTTTGATGGCGAAAAAGTTTTTACAGCTTGTGCCATTGGATTAAAACAATGTTCCGAAGCCAAACCTTGCCCACTTCATGAACAATATAAACCCATTCGCAAACACATTAATGATATGTTGCGGGGAGCGCAAATTGGCAATATCAGCGAGCAATTAGATATAGAATTAGCTTATTTGAAATTGAAGTGA
- the ric gene encoding iron-sulfur cluster repair di-iron protein: MKNIDENSIVGSIVADDYRMSSVFVKFGIDFCCQGNRSIAESCKAEDINMNEVIDALKQQSENPTTTRTEDYESWSLDFLAQHIIQKHHKYVTTQIPILQTLLAKIVQVHGALHPELKQIENLFNISAGEFTMHMKKEELMLFPFIRKMVITKETNGELPIAHFGKIENPVHLMMQEHDGEGERFKEMAALSNNFTPPIDACNTYRTTYKLLKEFEEDLHLHIHLENNILFPKSIELEEELSKNS; the protein is encoded by the coding sequence ATGAAAAATATAGATGAAAATTCAATAGTGGGCTCGATCGTTGCTGATGATTATCGTATGTCTTCTGTTTTTGTAAAATTTGGTATTGATTTTTGTTGCCAGGGAAATCGCTCTATCGCTGAGTCCTGTAAAGCAGAAGATATAAATATGAATGAAGTTATAGATGCATTGAAACAGCAATCGGAAAATCCAACAACTACTCGTACAGAAGACTATGAAAGTTGGTCTTTAGATTTTTTGGCACAACATATCATACAGAAGCATCATAAATATGTAACAACGCAAATTCCGATCCTTCAAACTCTTCTTGCCAAAATAGTGCAAGTGCATGGGGCTCTTCACCCTGAGTTGAAACAAATTGAAAATTTATTCAATATCTCTGCAGGTGAATTTACAATGCACATGAAGAAAGAGGAGTTAATGCTTTTCCCATTTATTCGTAAAATGGTGATTACAAAAGAGACCAATGGAGAATTGCCAATTGCGCATTTTGGCAAAATAGAAAATCCAGTGCATTTAATGATGCAAGAGCATGATGGAGAAGGCGAGCGGTTTAAAGAAATGGCAGCATTGAGTAATAATTTTACGCCACCAATAGATGCTTGTAACACTTACAGAACGACTTATAAATTATTAAAAGAGTTTGAAGAGGATCTGCATTTGCATATTCATTTGGAGAACAATATTTTATTTCCTAAATCCATTGAATTGGAAGAAGAACTTTCGAAAAATAGTTGA
- a CDS encoding DUF488 domain-containing protein — MLSIKIKRIYEPICDKDGYRILVDRLWPRGIKKETANLNAWMKELAPSTSLRRWFNHEPEKWTDFKRAYLKELKQQEETVKELLDIIKKHQTITLLYSAKDEKHNQALVLEKYIQSLLK; from the coding sequence ATGTTATCCATAAAAATAAAACGTATTTATGAGCCCATCTGTGATAAGGATGGCTATCGTATTTTAGTAGATCGGCTATGGCCGCGTGGAATAAAAAAAGAGACTGCTAATCTGAATGCTTGGATGAAAGAACTCGCACCATCGACCTCCTTAAGAAGATGGTTTAACCATGAGCCTGAAAAATGGACTGACTTTAAAAGGGCCTATCTGAAAGAATTAAAACAACAAGAGGAAACTGTAAAAGAACTCTTAGATATCATAAAAAAACACCAAACCATAACGCTCTTATATAGCGCCAAAGATGAGAAACACAATCAAGCGCTGGTGTTAGAAAAGTATATTCAATCACTGTTGAAATAA